One Halanaerobium hydrogeniformans genomic window, CTGGTAATTTTGACTATTAAAATTGGAGTTTTAGCATTACAGGGTGGTTTCATTGAACATGTGAACCTCTCCACCTAAATCAAAACCAAGATTTAGAGGGAGCTTCTAACTGCTTCATATAGATTAAAGTTCAACCTATATTACTAGGTCAGTTTACAAGATGTTTGGCTTTTAAGTTTTGCTCCTAATAGTTTAGGATACCCTTAATCTTGAAGGATTGTCCACAAATCCATTATCTCTCGCCTCTTTGATAGGTCTGAGAATACATTTATCGTTATGGTATTTACGAAGTATATTAAAACTACCATTCTGATCAGCATTAATTAATAGGCCCTCGTTAGTTTTAAAGAGACCTCTAGTAATTCTTCTGGATTTATCATAGTTACTTTTATTTATTTTTTCCAGATCTACTGAACAGCGGCCAAATCGAATACGGTCATACTAAAGCTTACCTTGCGTATTATAAATTAAAAGCTTTAGTGCTTTTCACATTATATTTAGACTGTATCTTTTTAGATAAGGATAAGAGTAATTTGTTATCTCTAATTCTAACAGCTAAATTGGTAAAAATTATTTCACAGGGATTACTGTTCATATGTTTAAAATTAGGTGACCCTGGCTGCCCCTTATATTTTTGAGGATTCTTTTTATAATCTTTGAGTGAATTAAAAAAACTTTTCCAGTCCTGAGCTAACTGCTTTAATGCCTGCTGTCTGTTATGGGAGTGAAGGTAGTCATTATGCCAGTTATTTTTATATCTAGTTTCTAATTCAGTATAGACAGCTTTTACATCTTTATTATTTTTAATCTGATAATTGACTGTATTATATAATTTAGAGCAATGCCAGGCTAATTCATTAATTATTACTAATTGCTTATGGCTTAATTTAGGCTTGAATTTAAATGATAATCGCATTGATTTTTCACCTCCATCCTACTATAATTATATCATACATATGTTTGCTTGTAAAAGAAAAAATGGAGGTTTGATTTTTATGGATAGAGACTTAAATAACAATTATCATTCTGTTTATAGTCTACAATATCATTATTGTATCTTCTGGTGGTGCTACTATTGAGACAATTAAAAAGTATATTGAAAATCAGAATAAATAGCCAATTCATCTCCAGCCAATGCATAGCTTGGATGGAGTTTTCTTGGCAATTTTAGATAAATATTGTGTTAATAAATTATCTTAACGCTTAATTAAAAGCTGCAGAAATCTTCTTTCTTGTCATTTTTATTCAGATAATATATAATTTAAATGTAAATTCAAAGGTATTCTAAATTATATTAAAGGTGGCTAAAAATGAATTTTATAAGAAAAAATGAAAAATTAAGGAACTTCGTTTTTAATAAGCTCAGTAAAAGTTGGGCTGAAGATAAATTTAAAAGAATAAATAATTTTTTAAATAAAGATGAAAAAATTCTCGACCTGGGAGCAGGCAAATGTGCGTTAAGTTTTATCTTAAAAAAGGAAGGCTATAATGTTACTTCAGTGGATGTTGAAAATTTGAGTTTAACTGATCAAATTGAACCTATTATCTATGATGGGGAAAACCTCCCCTTTGCTGACAACAGCTTTGATACTGTTTTATTATTAACAGTTCTTCATCATATACCCGAGCCAGAAATAGTCTTGAAAGAGGCCCTCAGAGTAGCTGATAAAGTAATAATAATTGAAGATGTTTATACTAATCCAGTTCAAAAATATTTAACATACTTTACAGATAGTTTATTTAACTTCGAATTTATTGGCCATCCTCACAGTAATAAAACTGATAAGGAATGGAAAGAAACATTTAAAAAACTTAATTTGAGTTTGCTTTATACTAAAAAAGAAAATGTTTTGAAGTTTTATACGCAAGCTTTATATCACCTGCAAAAAAATAATTAAAAATCATCTTAAAAATATAAAGACCTGTAGATATTTTAAAATATCTACAGGTCTTTTAATTGATATTTATTTATTTGTAAATTTACTTAGCATTATTTTCATTTGTTTCTACTTCTACATCATCAACTACATCAGATTTATCGAGGAATTTAGGAATTAATGATACCAGAACTATTAGCACACCAGCAATAGCGATATACATTAATATCTGCATAGGACTTTCTCCTCTAGCTAATGCAGAAGCCATTAAGATATATGCAGTTGTACCAGGTATCATGGTTACCCATGAGACAAAGAAATATAATGGCAGACTGATGTCAGTTAAACCATAAACATAGTTTTGAAGATTAAATGGAAAAACCGGAACTGATCTTGTTAAAAGTAGCATTCTCCAGCCATTTTTCCTTACTCCATCATCTATCTTTTTAACATGTTCATTCTTCTCTTTCCAGCCCTCAACCAGGTCTCTTGCAGCATAACGACCAATCAAAAACGCTGCTGTAGCTCCAAGAGTTGAACCTAATGAAGCATAAATAATTGCAGGTAGTGGAGCGAAAACAAGTCCTCCTAAAATTGCAACAGGTAAACCAGGCAAGAAAAATATACAGGCAGCTATCCAGAGACCTATATAAATTAATGGAGCCATTACCCCAAAGCCCTGTACCCAATCCTGTAATAAATTAAGATTGTCTCTACTAATATAGTCGGCTAAACCAAAATAATGAATTACAAAAGCTGCTATAGCTATTACAGCTATAGTAATTATAAGTTTTTTCTTGTTTTTCTTCTTTTCTTCTGTCATTTCTTTAAATTTCCCCCTTTAGGATAATACTTCTTGAATTTTTTTCTTGGTTTTATAGCGATTAACCCAACTTGCTACTGATCCTTCAAGTCCAGGAAAATCAGATTCTGTTGTCCATACATCCCCAAATATTAAATTTAATATATGAACAGCTTTTTTACCACCTTTGATCATTGAAGCTCTACAGGCAGCACAGTAAGTCACTAAATAGTCAGTTTCAAATTCGGCAGTCCTTTTTTCCATGATCTGTTGTGCTAAATCAGGGTTAGCAGGTACAACCATACCTCCAAAACCACAACATCTAGTATTTTCTTTAGTATGTGGTGGTTCTTCTGTATTATAACCCAGTTGATCTATAATCCAACGTATACCAGCGTGAATATCCTCTCTATCTCTGGTCGAGCAAGAATCGTGAACACCAAATGTTATATCACTATCTTTAGCTTTACCAACTGTCCCTTCAGGCATACCAATCTTAGGCATTAACTCCCACAAAGAAATTACTTTTTGATCTGGACTACTAGCAGACATTGTTAAATAACATGACTGGCAGGCAACTATTATTTCATCAGCACCTAAGGCATCAATCTCTTCCTGTAAACCTGCATAGCGTTTTTTAAACTCATCATATTGGCCTAATGCTTTTGTAGGTTTACCACAGCATTTTAAAATTGCTCCAGTGCCAGGTAATTTATTTTGTAAATAATCAATTACTTTTCCTACTAATTCCGGGCTATATGAAGACAAGCTACAACCTGGAATAAATACTCTTTTTGTTTTCGTTTTCATTATTTAGAGTCCTCCTCTTTATCAGAAGCCGGTTGACTAGTTGTAAAGAACTTAGAAAATCCTAATCTTTGATGCCATTTAATAGCGTTATGGCCTTTAATTGGTGATTCACCATTATTTTCTTTAACAGCAATTTTCCTTAAATCCATGAAGCGATCTTTTAGTTCAAATTCTTGTGGACAAACTAAGGTACATTGACTGCACATATTACAGGAATAATAAACTAAAGGATCTATTCCAACATCTATTACTTCCTGGAATAATGCTTTTGGTGAGTCACAATATTTTTCTAACATTAAGCAGTCTTTAACACATTCTTTACATTCACATTCTAAGCAGCGTAGTGATTCACCCTTAGCTTCAGCAATATTAAAACCTAATTCTACTTCATTAAAGTTATTTTTGCGTTCTTCAACATCAATCATTCTCATATCTACCCTGCGTCTTACAGGTTCTTGAGGATCAATTTCTTTTTCTAATTTCGTTTCATAAGCACCTTCGTTTTCACGATCTGCGAATAAATCTTCATCTTTTAAATATCTATCAATAGAAATTGCAGCTTTTCTTCCGTGAGCCATTGCTTCTACAGCTAAAAGAGGAGTCCCTTTGCAATCTCCACCTACAAAAACATTTTCTGTTTCTGACTGTAGAGTTATTTCATCAGTCTGATTTAGCTCAACTGCTTCATCTTCAACAAAAGAATCGTCTGCTCTCTGTCCAATGGCAAAAATTACTGTCTCTGCTTCAATTTCTCTTAAGTTGTCTTCACAGTATGCTGGATTAAAATTACCTTCACTATCAAAAACCTGTTCACATTTCTTTAAGGTAATTCCTTCAACATTTTCTTCACCCTTAATCTCTTTTGGACCCCAACCAGGGTTCATTATTATTCCTTCTTCTTCTGCATCTTCGATTTCCCAGGAGTGAGCAGGAATTTCATTTCCACTTTCCAAACATGCTACATTTATTTCTTCTGCACCAAGTCTCCAGGCAGTACGTGCAACATCCATTGCAACATTTCCACCACCAATTACTACTATCTTTTTACCAATTTCTACTTCATTGCCTAAAGCAGCATCACGTAAAAAGTCAGCACCGATTAATACACCTTCTAGATCTGCTCCATCTATAGGTATCATAATACCCTTATGAGCACCTGCTGCAACATAAACAGCATCAAAATCTTCTTTTAATTGAGCAAATTCGATGTCTTTTCCAACTTCAGTATTTAGATGAATTTCTACACCTAGTTTTTCTAAGATACTATATTCATAGTCAATAATATCATGAGGTAAACGATAAGCGGGAATACCAAATCTAAGCATTCCTCCTACCTCTGGAAGTTTTTCATAAATATTTACCTGGTGTCCTTCTTTCTGTAAATGATAAGCTGCAACTGCTCCTGAAGGACCAGCACCAATAACCGCAATTTTTTTGCCAGTTTCTGCTTCACGGCTTAAGTCCCAATCTGCAGGGTTGTCTGCCATATCAGCTGCAAAGCGTTTTAAATTTTTAATAGAAAGAGCTTCTTCAAGTTCTCCCCTTTTGCATTCCTCTTCACAAGGGTGGGCACAAACTCTTCCTAAAATTCCAGGGAAAATAGTTTTCTCTCTGATCAATCTGATAGCTTCTTTATATTTGCCATCTCTAACTAAAGTAATATAACCCTGGACATCAATATCCAACGGACATCTTGCCTGGCAATATGGTGGTTCATCTGCCAAACAATCTTCAATAACTTCATTCATTTCATTAAGCACTTTTTCTGTTAACTGCACTAAATGACCTCCTTATTAGTGTATGATATACTTTTCACAATTAGAATTAAAAAAATATTATATTCCTACATATAATTATAGACTCTGAGTAATGCTTTGTCTTTATAATATACATATAAAAATAAAGTATTTTTTTGTATTTATATACAAAAACTTAATAGTCAATTAACTTAATTAAAAGCTTACTTCCACTATAAATTCCTAAAATGATAAAAGGGAGATAAAGCCAGGCATTTAACGCCAAAGAAGCAAATGCAGTATATAAACCCCCAATATTACAGCCAATTGCTATCCGTGCACCATAACCCATTAACCAGCCACCAATTAAAACAGTAACAAATTGTTTTTTGTTTTTTATTTTTTTTAATTTAAACTGCCCTGCTAATAAAATTGCTATTAAAGCACCAATAATTATGCCGAAATTTGACCAGCTGTATTTATCAAGCCAGGGCAAGGTATATTCGTAATACTGCCAGGCTTCCCAATTTTCAACACCTACTCCAAACAGAGAAATTATCCAGGCACCTAATCTGGCAAAACCACTTGTTATTGACCAAATCTCTCCTGAAACAGCAAAATAGATAATATTAACTACAGCAAGCAAGATACCACCAAACCAATAAGGCCATGGTTTTTTAAATGCTATATCCCATGCTTCAGCTCTTTTTTCAGTTAGTCTTTGTAATAGTGATTTTCCATTCACCAAAATCCACCTCTTCAGTTTCTACCTCATAATTTTTTTTCGAGCCCATTCAGGAATATTTGTCATTGAACAGGTATGGTCTAATTCAATAAATAATTTGTCACCTATTTTTAATTTATTCATTTCTTTTTCTGTTTTTATTAAAGGAAGAGGACACGGCTCCCCCGTACAGTCTAAATGTTTATCCACTTTGAATAATTCCTCCTCTTCTACTTAAAATTTATGCTTTTCCCACCAGTAACTGAGCAAATATAAAAAAAGCAAAAATATTATTTGTAAAACTAAAGCATTTCCCCAACCGACAAGCTGAGGTAAATGAGTCGTTTTTTGACTTCTAATTAATTGATACCAAAAGGAAGCATCATAGCTGCCGTGTACAGAACCAGCAATAAAGCCTACTATAACTACCCACTGCAGTTTATAACCTTCCCCCAATCTGGTCAGGGTTCCAGAAGCACAACCACCGCTTACTGCAGCACCCAGACCAAAAACAAAAGCTCCGATTGGAATATGCCACCCTAATGGAACAAATTTACCCTGAACCGGTAAACCATTAAGCTGTTGCTGGTATTGTATATAAGCAAAACCAATACTAACAATAATTGTAGATAAAATTAATGCTCTACTGAGTTTTGTTAATCCAAACAAAAACGGATCTCTTAATGCAGCAGTAAAACAAATTCTTGATCGCTGTAAAATAAAACCAACTATTAAACCAAAAACCCAACTTTTAGCAAGAGTTATTTCTAAACTATTACTCAAATATAAATAGATATATATAGAAAAAATTATAATAATTACAGCCAATTTTAACTGCCAGTTATTCTGCTGTTCATACTCCTGCTGCTTCATTTATTTATTCTCCTCAAAATGATAATTGAATTTTTCGTTACTTATAATAAACTTATAAATTTTATAAGCAATAGTTAAATTTAATTTATCATCAAAATTATCAAAATCAAGCCCTAGTATTTCCTGGATTTGTTTAATCCTATAACGCATAGTATTTGGATGAATGCTTAATTTTTCAGAGGATACATTGATGTCTCCATCTTCTTCTAAAAAAACCTCCAGTGTTTCTAACCACTCATTATCTTTTTCAAGGGAATATTTAATTAATTCACTTAAATATTCATCTGCAAAATTAAAAAGTTCTTTTTTGTCGAGATGCCACAATAACCTTAAAACCCCGAGTCCTTCGTAAAAAACAATATTTTTTTCCTGTTCAGTATTTTCTAAAAAATCAAGTGTATAATTTGCTTTTTTAAAGCTATCAGCTATCTCTCTACAGTCTTCAGTATATAGACCTCCAGCAGCCATAATTTCAACTTTTTTAAAAGCTTTTTGTGTTTTATTATAAATTAAATCAATATCATTTTCTATTTGTACTGTCTTATTTGGATAATTAATCAATAATACTATATCTTCATCATAAGAAAAAATAATATATTTTGATTTAATATGGGTTCTAATAATCCGATGCAAATATCTAATAATCTGTTCTTCAAGCTCATAATAATAAAGAGTTGTACCTTTATTATCATCTGAATAAATTTTTGAGAAATCAATCCTTAAAGTATAGAGTTGATAAGATAAACTTAAATCCCAACCAGCCAGTTCACCTCTTTTAATAAGTTCTTCTTTAGATTTAACCCTGCCATTTATTAAATCCTCTATTAATTCACTATTACATTTTTGAGCAAGTCGTTGGACAATATAATTTTGGTGAAGTTTCAATGAAAATGCATAAGCAGCCTGTAAAATAGCTAAACAGGCATCTTTTTTTAAACTCTTTTCTTCTAGAATAACTAAAAATCCAAGTGTCTCATCATTATGATTCAGTTTAACCTGAACTTCTCTAACCTCTTTTTGCTTCCACTGATAAACCACTCTTTTAATTAAAATATCATATTCACAAAATATTTCTTCACTTGCTTTAATTTCTTTTTCTTCTAAATAATTATAAAATTCTTTATCAGCCTTAAGAGCTTTTGAAATATATATAGTATCATCCTGGTATTTATCCAATAAGAATACAGGATTATCAACTTCTTCAATCAGAGCATTACATAGAGTTTGCAATCCGCCATCATTTAACAAGATCTTTTGATATTTCTGCTGTAAGGACAGTATTTTTTCTTCTCTATTCAATGCAAATTCCCTCCTTTAATGCTTATTATATCACGCATTACTTTACTTCTCTACTTTTTATTAAATATGACTGTAGAAAAAGCAAAGAAGGGAATTCTAAATAAAATTAAAAGAAAAGAGCATTTATTCTGCCCTGTTTTTAAATCCTTTATTTAGGATATATAGCCAGGAAGAACAAATGCTCTTTTTATAATTATTCTATTTATATTTTATAAAATTTATTGATCTGTCTCAATAGGAAGATCTTCTCTAGAACTCCACTCAATCCAGGAACCATCATAATTAGCTACATCTTCATAGCCGAGTAACTGGCTTAAAACAAAAGTTGTATGAGATGATCTAACACCTGACTGACAATAATTATATGCGGCTTTATCAGGAGTTACCCCTTGTTCCTCATAAATTTCTCTTAATTCATCAGCAGTTTTAATTAAATTATCATCATTGAGATTTTCTGTCCATTCTATCCAGATAGGAGTAGGAATTCTCCCTGCTCTCTCAGCTGGATTCAATTTCTCCGCACCAGTAAATTCATCTTCAGCACGAGTATCTACAATGTTTTTATCGTCATCATCAATAGCAGCTAATATATCATCTGCATCAACAAGCATTGATTCATCAACTTCACCCATCTCATATTCTACAGCATCTCTACCTGGGCTAGAAAGTGCAATATCATAGTCAAGGGCACGCCAGAAATCTAACTGACCATCCAGTATTCGTACATCTTCATGGCCTAACATAGTCATCATCCACCACATTCTTGTAGCATCGTGGCCACCACCTGAAGTATAAACAACTACTGTATCATCATGACTGATTCCATTTTCACCAAGCCATTCGGCTAAACCTTCATGAGAAATTCTCATACCAGCATATTCATGATCTGGATCAGTTACATCTGATCTCCAAACCTGAATAGCACCTGGAATATGACCCATAGAATAAGCATCCGCTCTTCTGAAATCAATTATTGCAACATCATCATTACCTTTGATCTCATTAAGCTCCATAGCACTAATTAAAGAATCTGTATTTTCATAACCTCTTTCTTCAATTGGGACATAATTTTCCATGTCAATTTCTAAATCAGTATAAAGAGTTGATTCATAAAATAAACCCCCACCAATAATTAAAACAGCCACTAATAAAACTATTATCGTCTTTTTTTCCACTTTAATTTTGCCTCCCCTTAGCTTTGTTGTATTGTCTTTTTTTTCACAATCTTAATTACTAGTAATATTATACCCATTATATTAAGAAAATAAATTATATAAAAGTATGAAATATAACACTTTATTTTGTTAATATAAACAAAACCCTTAGAAAATGTGTGATATTTATAACTTTTTGTTAATCTTATCTTTAGTGATTGTTGTTATCAATCATTATTGTAAACTAATTCAAATAATTTCATTATATCCTGTCAATAACTTTTGAAAATGTCACTTTTTTATACCAATTTTATCTTGAGAAAATGTCACCCCCAAAGGGGAGATATGTTTGGGGTTTAAACCAAACATATCAGGCAATTTGAGTGAGAAATATTTTTTCCAGCATTTTCAGTATATCGTGATCACTGTCTTCAAAAGTTACTTTTGGCCAGGCTTGATGTCCATATTTATAATAATGCCCATCGTCTGGTCTGTATTTGTTATTAGAATTAGTTTTACTCTTTTTAACTTTTGATTTTTTATGTTCAGTCCAATGGATAACATCATAAATTTTTTCACCATATTGTGCTTTCACACCGAATTTAGGACTAAGAAGAACTTTGATTTTCGATTTTGGATAGACTGACATACTATTAGTAACGACCTTGAAGCGCTGATTATAAAAAGAAAAAGTTAGTCCATTATCAAGTATTCTTTCTTCCTTAACGCAAAGTATATTATCTATACAAATTTCTTCAGGAAGAGTTCTAAAAGCGCAAATGGTGTCTTCAGGTGCTACAGCAAATTTTTCATTAAATTTGATTAAGTAGTCAGCAAAAAACTCATTAGCCTGCTCGATAGTGGATATACCTGCTATCTTAAATTCAACAGGCAGTCTGCTTTGGAGAGTATCCCATAATCTTTCAATACGGCCTTTAGCTTGCGGTGAGCGTGCAGGGATCATAGTAATTCCAAGTTCTTTCATGGCTCTTCCAAACTGAGTATCTTTAACAGTTTTACCAGCAAGTTGTTCTTCAATTGTAAGTTTGTCTGCCTTAGGTGAACGGAAGATAGTATGTCTATCGGTATAAATACTGACGGGTATACCATAATTTAAGACCACAGATCTTAAAGTTTCAAAATATCCCTGTCGGCACTCGTTTTTAGTCATGTAAAGGCCCATTATTTTACCGGTAGAATCATCTATGGCACCATGAATGTCATATTTCTCTCCAGTACCAAACCAGTCGTGTGGACTGGCATCAATTTGGATTAATTGGCCTTCTTTTGCTTTGCGTTTACGACGGTGATGAACTTTCTTTTTGCGATGCTTTTTGGGACTTTTGACACCATTGCTGCTTAAAATAGTGTGAAGTGCGTTGTAACTAATGGTGATGTTTTCATGTTCTTCTAGTAATTCTTGAAAATGCATGAAGTTAGCACTTTGATACGAGTCTGATTTTTTCAGGGCAACAATTTTACTGACGAAATCCTCAGAAAAAGCATGACTAGGTTTACGACCTTTATTTTTATGAACTAAAAATGATGGACCTTCTTTTTTCACACCTTTCTTCAAACGAATTATTTGGCGAACACTAAGGTCTAAAGCCTGTGCAGCTTCTGAGTTGGTCATACTTTTATCAATGACCATAGAAATGACATGATACCTATTCAATTGTGTTTGGGACATAAGATAATATTTTTCTCCTCTCATAGTGACATTTTATCAAGATAATTTCACTATGACATTATCACAAGATAATCACAATAATTTCATTATATCCTTGACAAAATACTAAATATATTGTATTATATATATAGAGTTAATAAGAATTATTCTTAATAAGTAACAAAGAAAAAATATGGGGGTAAAAAAAATGAAAAATTATAAGAAAATGCAAACCTACTTATCAAATCTTGCTGTGTTGAATACAAAGCTTCACAATTTACACTGGAATGTTGAAGGAAAACGTTTTGTACAGGTACATGAATACACAGAAGGTTTATATGATGGTTTCTTTGAAAAATTTGATGAGGTAGCTGAATTAATGAAAATGAAAGGTGAAATGCCTTTAGTAAAAATGAGCGACTAT contains:
- a CDS encoding class I SAM-dependent methyltransferase — encoded protein: MNFIRKNEKLRNFVFNKLSKSWAEDKFKRINNFLNKDEKILDLGAGKCALSFILKKEGYNVTSVDVENLSLTDQIEPIIYDGENLPFADNSFDTVLLLTVLHHIPEPEIVLKEALRVADKVIIIEDVYTNPVQKYLTYFTDSLFNFEFIGHPHSNKTDKEWKETFKKLNLSLLYTKKENVLKFYTQALYHLQKNN
- a CDS encoding TVP38/TMEM64 family protein: MTEEKKKNKKKLIITIAVIAIAAFVIHYFGLADYISRDNLNLLQDWVQGFGVMAPLIYIGLWIAACIFFLPGLPVAILGGLVFAPLPAIIYASLGSTLGATAAFLIGRYAARDLVEGWKEKNEHVKKIDDGVRKNGWRMLLLTRSVPVFPFNLQNYVYGLTDISLPLYFFVSWVTMIPGTTAYILMASALARGESPMQILMYIAIAGVLIVLVSLIPKFLDKSDVVDDVEVETNENNAK
- a CDS encoding (Fe-S)-binding protein, encoding MKTKTKRVFIPGCSLSSYSPELVGKVIDYLQNKLPGTGAILKCCGKPTKALGQYDEFKKRYAGLQEEIDALGADEIIVACQSCYLTMSASSPDQKVISLWELMPKIGMPEGTVGKAKDSDITFGVHDSCSTRDREDIHAGIRWIIDQLGYNTEEPPHTKENTRCCGFGGMVVPANPDLAQQIMEKRTAEFETDYLVTYCAACRASMIKGGKKAVHILNLIFGDVWTTESDFPGLEGSVASWVNRYKTKKKIQEVLS
- a CDS encoding FAD-dependent oxidoreductase; its protein translation is MQLTEKVLNEMNEVIEDCLADEPPYCQARCPLDIDVQGYITLVRDGKYKEAIRLIREKTIFPGILGRVCAHPCEEECKRGELEEALSIKNLKRFAADMADNPADWDLSREAETGKKIAVIGAGPSGAVAAYHLQKEGHQVNIYEKLPEVGGMLRFGIPAYRLPHDIIDYEYSILEKLGVEIHLNTEVGKDIEFAQLKEDFDAVYVAAGAHKGIMIPIDGADLEGVLIGADFLRDAALGNEVEIGKKIVVIGGGNVAMDVARTAWRLGAEEINVACLESGNEIPAHSWEIEDAEEEGIIMNPGWGPKEIKGEENVEGITLKKCEQVFDSEGNFNPAYCEDNLREIEAETVIFAIGQRADDSFVEDEAVELNQTDEITLQSETENVFVGGDCKGTPLLAVEAMAHGRKAAISIDRYLKDEDLFADRENEGAYETKLEKEIDPQEPVRRRVDMRMIDVEERKNNFNEVELGFNIAEAKGESLRCLECECKECVKDCLMLEKYCDSPKALFQEVIDVGIDPLVYYSCNMCSQCTLVCPQEFELKDRFMDLRKIAVKENNGESPIKGHNAIKWHQRLGFSKFFTTSQPASDKEEDSK
- a CDS encoding YeeE/YedE thiosulfate transporter family protein; the encoded protein is MNGKSLLQRLTEKRAEAWDIAFKKPWPYWFGGILLAVVNIIYFAVSGEIWSITSGFARLGAWIISLFGVGVENWEAWQYYEYTLPWLDKYSWSNFGIIIGALIAILLAGQFKLKKIKNKKQFVTVLIGGWLMGYGARIAIGCNIGGLYTAFASLALNAWLYLPFIILGIYSGSKLLIKLIDY
- a CDS encoding sulfurtransferase TusA family protein; the encoded protein is MDKHLDCTGEPCPLPLIKTEKEMNKLKIGDKLFIELDHTCSMTNIPEWARKKIMR
- a CDS encoding YeeE/YedE thiosulfate transporter family protein, which codes for MKQQEYEQQNNWQLKLAVIIIIFSIYIYLYLSNSLEITLAKSWVFGLIVGFILQRSRICFTAALRDPFLFGLTKLSRALILSTIIVSIGFAYIQYQQQLNGLPVQGKFVPLGWHIPIGAFVFGLGAAVSGGCASGTLTRLGEGYKLQWVVIVGFIAGSVHGSYDASFWYQLIRSQKTTHLPQLVGWGNALVLQIIFLLFLYLLSYWWEKHKF
- a CDS encoding PucR family transcriptional regulator: MNREEKILSLQQKYQKILLNDGGLQTLCNALIEEVDNPVFLLDKYQDDTIYISKALKADKEFYNYLEEKEIKASEEIFCEYDILIKRVVYQWKQKEVREVQVKLNHNDETLGFLVILEEKSLKKDACLAILQAAYAFSLKLHQNYIVQRLAQKCNSELIEDLINGRVKSKEELIKRGELAGWDLSLSYQLYTLRIDFSKIYSDDNKGTTLYYYELEEQIIRYLHRIIRTHIKSKYIIFSYDEDIVLLINYPNKTVQIENDIDLIYNKTQKAFKKVEIMAAGGLYTEDCREIADSFKKANYTLDFLENTEQEKNIVFYEGLGVLRLLWHLDKKELFNFADEYLSELIKYSLEKDNEWLETLEVFLEEDGDINVSSEKLSIHPNTMRYRIKQIQEILGLDFDNFDDKLNLTIAYKIYKFIISNEKFNYHFEENK
- a CDS encoding sulfurtransferase; amino-acid sequence: MEKKTIIVLLVAVLIIGGGLFYESTLYTDLEIDMENYVPIEERGYENTDSLISAMELNEIKGNDDVAIIDFRRADAYSMGHIPGAIQVWRSDVTDPDHEYAGMRISHEGLAEWLGENGISHDDTVVVYTSGGGHDATRMWWMMTMLGHEDVRILDGQLDFWRALDYDIALSSPGRDAVEYEMGEVDESMLVDADDILAAIDDDDKNIVDTRAEDEFTGAEKLNPAERAGRIPTPIWIEWTENLNDDNLIKTADELREIYEEQGVTPDKAAYNYCQSGVRSSHTTFVLSQLLGYEDVANYDGSWIEWSSREDLPIETDQ
- a CDS encoding ISNCY family transposase, which encodes MSQTQLNRYHVISMVIDKSMTNSEAAQALDLSVRQIIRLKKGVKKEGPSFLVHKNKGRKPSHAFSEDFVSKIVALKKSDSYQSANFMHFQELLEEHENITISYNALHTILSSNGVKSPKKHRKKKVHHRRKRKAKEGQLIQIDASPHDWFGTGEKYDIHGAIDDSTGKIMGLYMTKNECRQGYFETLRSVVLNYGIPVSIYTDRHTIFRSPKADKLTIEEQLAGKTVKDTQFGRAMKELGITMIPARSPQAKGRIERLWDTLQSRLPVEFKIAGISTIEQANEFFADYLIKFNEKFAVAPEDTICAFRTLPEEICIDNILCVKEERILDNGLTFSFYNQRFKVVTNSMSVYPKSKIKVLLSPKFGVKAQYGEKIYDVIHWTEHKKSKVKKSKTNSNNKYRPDDGHYYKYGHQAWPKVTFEDSDHDILKMLEKIFLTQIA